The following DNA comes from Pleuronectes platessa chromosome 9, fPlePla1.1, whole genome shotgun sequence.
TTTaatgcaaatgaaaaacatataacacaaaataaattactCATATTTGAATTATATTCATTGTGTACATTCAGACATCACTATACAGCACTGGCAGAGGGCTGTGGTTACAGTCTGGAACACTCAGTCATGGTGCAGCAGCTCGGGTCTCACTATCAGGTGTTGTCTCTGTATCCGTAGCCTAAGATGTTGGAACATTTAAACACATGATTAGAGGACAGCAAGAACACACATACTGACATGTCTCTGACTTTTTAACCTCTTATAAACATGGTGTTACCAGCCTATAGCTTTCTACAAGTCACCGCTTTCATTAGAATAGTGACAAGATTTTAGGGACTATAAAATTACTGGCTTGGGAAGGAGGGATGCAGCTTAtcgttttgttttagttttatagttttttacAATGAGCTCCTCAGCATTCTTACTGTTTTCATTTGGACCCTCTCCAGATGAAGAAAGTGCAACAACTTCCCTCTCATTATCTCTAATGATGTACAATAGTTACAGCGAAAGTTAAATTGGTAGAACTCATTAAAtactaaattaataaaagacCTCTCGGGCCTTAAAGTGACTATTTGTACGTTTTCTTGGGCGCGAATCATGTTTTTTTGCCAGCAGTGGTTGATGGTGAAGATCCTCTGAGCAGTACTACCTCTTCAGGGCAGACTGGACGCTACAGTCACTTGCTATCAGGTTGGTTAGCATGCAAAGAACTTAAGGATTAGGAAGCAAAACATAGTTGTGGCTTTCCTTTGCTGGAGAAGTTTTTTAGAAAGTAGTTTGATGTGGAACTCACCTTTATTCTAGACTAGTAAGTAAACAAATGTCCATGCTAACTTAAGCTATGTCAATAAACCAAATCTTAGAAATAGcaataaaaagtaatttttaTTGATCCTATGTGGTTGTTACTAATTTAACAAGTTCAACATTAACTATGAAGAAAGgcttgaataaaataaagatctTGAGTAAgcgaataaataaaaataaaaaatttaaatgccATTATATGTGTGGGcatgaattaaaaatgtattcttaGAAAATTACCTTGAATTTATTCGTATTCTAAGGATCGTCTTCCATTTCGTGGCTGAAAGTGCAAAcaaatttgtgttatttttattgtattatttatgttcAACATATCATCAAGGTGCTCTTTTCATGTCTCATCCTGACATAAAAATGTTCATACCCGATAGAGGAAGTAACCTCTGCTCTCGATTCCACCGGGACCCTGGACCTCAGCCTGTAGAGACACAAGAGCCATAGATTCTAACTTTAAGTGTCGCCACAACACTCCCACCAGCAGATATAGACAACAACCCCCACAACCAACTACACGTTCACATCTGGATTTTCCAAAGCCAACTGTGTCTACTTTGTGAATGTAAGTGGTCGATAGCAATGAGGGATAAATTCACCTGTCAGGTGCACTAATTTTAGACCATAATTACTGCTAGTGTGGGGAAGAACAACAGATGAAGCTCAtacagagagggggggaagcAAAGCCCCACATCAAACAGTTTTATTGACATGTAAGCTCAGGAAGAGCAAAACATATGTTGAAAGCAACTACAGAATGCAGGGCACGCATTTCAAtagttaataaaaaataaaagtaatttaaatgtcCTCTTTAAAGGCTGCAATTTTATTTCCATCCAACTGCTGCTTCTATGTTTTCTACCAAGGATGACACTctaatttataatttttatcaGAAATCACTCAAAACATGATTTTATATCAGTTTTAATGACAGTATAATATAGGTGTTTGCATGTAGTATTGTTTTTGCTGAAACAACAAAGCATCTTGATTTTGATAGCTTTGTTTCCATCAATCAGATTGTTTCATGAGACGGACAGAAGATAGAGAGTGACAGGGGAACTGATGGGGGTCGTACGTACGTGCATCGAgagtcctctctctcctctggcaCTGAGTTGAGAAAAtagatggaggagagggtgcAACAGAGCggtctgacaaacacacacagagacagagctaCATGAACACGAATACAGTGCCGAGTGTGGCATGCAGAGGCAAATAGTGAAACTGTTACACAAAAGAACAAGTAACACAGAGATGTAAACATAATACAAATGTTTCCTCAGGGCAGCAGTTTGTTAACTGCAGACTCAGGGTCAGTGTTTTCATAAACACGTAACGTTATGTATCATTTCACATACCGGTGATGGACGGGAAAGAGACTAAATCACTCTGCATGTAATTGCGGGAGTATGTTTTGTTGTGGCAAGTGAATGTGTCTCCAGGGTTGTCCTGTGGGTTTGAAGGCTCGGATGAGCATAACGGATAATAAACACTGATGACAATAATATTCACAACATATTTCATATGAAGTCTGAACGTCTCTTTTCATCATTCAGTTTGAATTTTTAATCCACTGTGTGACATCTTAGTTTGAGTTTCAACCAACTGAAAATAGCCGCAGTGGGggcagagtccccccccccacccccaccccccacactaGTCTGTTCTACTGGACGCACTTGAAACTACCACAGGTGAAGCGCGGTTGTAAAACAATGTGAGGCCGATTTCTTAGGTCAAGCAACTTATTTATTCAAAAACAcccacaaacaagcaaacacagtTTAATGTCTCTGGTGGTCTTGTGTATCCATTTCAGGGAGAACAGTttccaaaaacaacaacatcgtACTTAcccttttacttttttcttgCAATTTCAGCTCctaagaagaaaacacaatgtcATTTGATTCATTTCATGTGGAATGTGGGAAAATCTGTAGCACTTAAGCTTTTGAGATTCTAAATGTAGAATGTGTGAAATACCTTTGACTTCTGAACCAACATCATGACACATAGCTCCCCTAAGGCATCAGACGCctggaataaatacaaaatggaaaatatgattataaatgatactaaaaaataatatattgagGTCGTCATATGTCAGCACATGTCACTCACCCAAAGCTCCAGGTCTGCAGAGAGGTATGATGAGCACACAGCCTCTATCTGTGGAGAGTTGGAGGTTGATATGATGAAAATATgattaagaaagaaagaaagaaagaaagaaagaaagaaagaaagaaagaaagaaagattgaGTACCTTGCTGAATAGCTGCTTCTGATCTGTTGTGGTCTTCTGAACTTCTGCTGGAGCACCTGTTGTTTCATGcaatagaaacacaaacacacacacacacacaatgagctaTTTTACATCATcctcacacacatttacatctgTGAACAATGGTGTGTTTTCACTGACAGGACCCTGATAATACATTAAGCAGTGGTGCCTCTGCTGCGATGACGAACAGCTTCCCCCGTATGAACGTTTAGTGGAAGTTCTGCTCCGACATGATTGCAGTGGACATCCATTAGCAGGGTAACAGCTTGGCTATTTAGAAGCTTGTGTTATTGTTCCAACATGTTGACATGAGATTGCTGCCTGAGCTCGATTTTCATCAATTCATTGTTTTCCTGTAAAAACAACAAGTCAGCAGCATGCAGCCCACACACAGCTGCTAAATCCCAAAGCTTACATGGACCGATAAAAAGATAACTTTTACATTATGGGGAGTCAGAAGCGACTGTCCATCCACATATTCAGGCATTTCCATCACACAGGACTTTGTCTCAGTTAGTAGACATGACAAATCAGAGGTTGAGAGATCATGATGGCATTTCTGGTTGAGAGTGTTTTCCAAAAATGTCTTGTTTGACATCAAATCGTTCAAGAATGACTAAATGTCACTCATGATAGTGATCCGGCTTGACAGTGATGTACTGTTAACATGCAATCATTTAAAGGTAAAGATGGCGAAATATGATaagcttttaataaaaaacatacaaatagaGAGATGTTCCCTACTGGTAACAATTAGTAACATTTACAATtaataaaagtatatttttctACTGTTAAAAAGAGAAGATGTACAAACACATGTGAATTATTGTATTAAATGATAGGACAAAATTATATTAAGTAAAAAAGTATGagacaaagaaaatattatAAACATATTTAGTGTGTTggaataaactaaataaaaaaaacattagatagatagatagatagatagatagatagatagatagatagacagacagacagatagtaGGTCAGATACTTTCACAGTTGCAAGACCTTGAGAGAGTTTGATCTTCCACAAAGTTAGTGATGAAGTGAAATATACAGTCATATAGGATGAGATAAAGCAGAGTTGGGGACTCACTGGTGCAGACTGGTATGGTGAGGATGAGCAGGGCTGCCAGGGTGATGCTGGCCGTGCTCAGTGGACTCATggcgccgccgccgctgctgctgctgttgctgctgctgctgaagactCCGCACTGCTCAGGATCACTTTGGCTCTGGAAggtcctcatctctctctctctctctctgtctctctctctctctctctggtctttCCCTCCGTCTCTTGATTCGGATGCTTGACTTCTTGCTCTTCTGAGAGTTACAGCCTCACGTCAGAGGAATATGAAGGCTCGTGTCAAAACACGCACCCGCGCTGACACTTGCTTGCGTCAGTAGAGGCGCGTGAGAAGTTGGACGATGTGATGGATAGATTGGACGCTGGGTAGGGTGGTCACCAACCAGCAATTATTCCTAtgcacattattatttttcttttaacgtTATTATCATGGAGTTCTCTTCGTAGTTTAGTTGAGAAGGTCCTATTGGCGGATGTAGGGTTTTCAGGGGCTGGAACGGTCCGCAATTTAAACAAATTCGGGCAAATTATTTGTACAACGTCCATGAACAATTCCGGATTCAataaggtgcacatttaagtctTTCCTTGACTTAACTTACTTTGAGCTCTATAACTTTGATTCAAAGACAAACGTCTTAGAATGTACTGTATTTCGACAACTGTTCCTCGTTCAAGcacattgtttgtttaaaacatatAATAAACTAATTTTACTTAGGCTATAGCATCTTTCAAAACACAGGTGTGTGGTGATTGACAACTTAAAAATCAAAAATGATTCCTATTGTTTCCTACGGTGGCCAAGACGGATCAACACACTGCAAAGTAAATTGAAAGAACAGGcgcaaataaaaaacacattttcattttcactccTAACCCTGAATGCCTGTTCTTGCTCAATGTGTATCTTTAGTGAGTGGGTATGATATTTATCCTTCAATAAATATGTCACTGAATACATTTCTAGAATCTGAACCAGCAAGTTCAAGAGTAATGATCTGTAAATCTCTAAAAGACTTGGAGATCATCAAAGTACAGCGATTATGTCCAATATTAAGCAAGGATATTTCAGCAGTCAGAGCTCTGCTCAATATATTGATAggctttgtttttgtcttcatgAAAACTACTCAATCGCTCGGCCACGGAAGCCGACCGAATAAATCAgcacgtgtggctgcagaggatgCATCTTGTTCACCACCTGCTGGCAGGCTGCAGAAAAGGcaataaatcctgcctccaccatgttagcagacggcACATGGACCAAGGTAAAAAggcaaagtacacgtcaaatacatTTGTCTCTATATATGAGGTCCAGTGTATAGAATTAAAATCTATTGGCAAAAAAAGTATATTCACTTAACATATCATGCCATTCATTGTTCTTGTGTACATAGTCATGCTCCTGCATTATAACGTGTCATTGAACACTTAATAATTAGCGCTGTAAAGTTATTGAAGTGTGCTGTTTGTCCGGCAATGGTTATGGAACTCCACAAAGCACTGAACTACAGTCAGGTTCATCActcgtttctgtatttgcatgttttttcttactttgcagTTACTTGAACTGTCTTGGAAGCCGTAGGAAACAGTTAAATAGCAATTAGTccttaatgtttttgttttacttgtaAATCACCATGTACCTGTGTTTTAAAAGATGCAATAAGGGTTAACCAAGGTCAAGtttgtttattacatttttgaaataCACAATGTGCATGAAAAAAGAACAATAAAGTAGTTTTTCTTAATTAACACATGTTTTTTCtacttgcatgtttttttcttgatttGCAAAACGTAGCAAATAAGCAGTAACTATTAATTTTAGTCTTAAATAATTCATCTTCAATTTGAAGATCACACAGCAATGGAACACAAATacggaaataaaaacaattatgataggaaaagagtaaaaacgagatcaaatcaaatattgtaAAATGATCAAAATAGGAGAAAGCACACCCATACAAATGTGTATttaagagagatttaaaaccggACAACAAGTTTGCCTCCTCAAAGAAAGGTAACCCTGACAGAAAAGGCCCGGTCACCTTTGGTCCTCAGCCAGGACTGTGGTTGGTGAATGACGTGGTGAGGACCTCCGGTTACAATTGGCGTCAAAACATCTGAAATGTTCTTAGGATCAAATACAGAATGGGGCTTTAAAAtcagaaataaaatcaaaaatctACAATTTAGAAGCCAGTGAGGAGAAGCTAAAATTAGAGTACTATGCTCTattttagtagtagtagtagtagtaattaaaaaaaaagtcttagcaaatgtttatatttgttgCTAGTATTGTCAGTAAATGACAAGGGATTTTTAACTGGGGCCATCTAGGGCCACTTCCCCCCCTGTATCCTTGCCACACACacgaaaaatatattttaacataCATCAGCATACTGTGTTCCTATGTTAAAGCTGTGATGTATAAGGTAACATGAAGATAATAACCTGACACCCACATGTAGCTTCTCTATCAATAAACTTCGTCAATTTTTACATTCGGTTTACTAAGAGGTGAAGCTTTTACAATTCTGGATTATATTTATGACTATTATTGGTGCACCTTTCAATGACATTTCAAAATGATAATAAGTCAACAagtaaagaagaaagaaagacaacaatgggattaaaaaaaagaaatgataaaaatacaacaatgaTAAGAATAACTTTACATAACAATTCTCAAAGAAACTTGAATTGGTGAAAAAAATCCCCCAATGCCATGAAGACCAATGATTATATATACAGGAAGCCAGTGTGGAGACAGGACTGATTTAGTCCATCTTTACCTTAGTGAGGACTACACTATACTATActactatatactgtatatattttcaaAGCTTGAAATTGGCCATGATTTTCTTTCTGTACTTACATCAGGAATACATTTCTGTCCTCACCTCACTTGTGTTATCTCACGCCTGAGCCACATTGTAGTGATCAGAGGTTAGTTGCAATGCAATATTTTGTTTTAGAGACACTGTACTATTCAGACTATATTATGAGATTTATTTTACTTAAGAACAATATTATTAACATTTCTTTCTTGGCATCCATCACAATGCCATATCTTTTTATGAATAAGACCAAATACAGATTTAACTGATTTGACAACTGGGCAAAAACTATATTACGTTATATTTACATCTATAGCCTGCAGGTGAATTTAACATTAACAAATCTGGCGACTATACAAGTatattaatttggttttaaagCAGGATTCAGGCTCTATATCAGTTTAATTTGTATGAAATATTTCTTCATATACAACCTTTGTTCAAATTTTCATCCATACTATTATATAAATTCATATCTCCCTCATTGTTAGAATGACTCATAAAGGGTCATTTCTGAAATTCCTTCTTTCATtaaaagcttgtgtgtgtttgtgtgtgtgtgtgtgtgtgtgtgtgtgtgtgtgtgtgtgtgtgtgtctgtacgtgtgtgagtgtgtgtgtgtgtgtgtgtgtgtgtgtgtgtgcgtgtgtgaaggCATtgataatatcaataataataatcaattcTTATCTGTTGGAGTAAACCAACACAGATGCCAAatgcttgctcattgtgggaactgtaggttgttctctttaattttgtaacttTACAATTTAAAGTGACTTTAGATAATGTATGTTGGGATTTGGGGCCATACAAAAAGATTGAATTTAATTGTAAGAAACACagcctctttaaaaaaaaaatcacttataAATATTTGCTAGAGGAGTGCCTGGATCCTTGTCCATGTCCtggatcttttttattttacaactgTTCCCTACCAAGGAGCCGCTTCATCCCTCTGACTTGTTTGAGGGTATAATGAACTGATGAATGATCTAATTCACTGCAGTCATCACACTCATCCACATCCTTGTCTTCCTCCTACACTCATCTCTCTGGCTTCTTTCATGTTTACATGAACTAAGCACCAACAGTGGATGTCACTGAACAAGCATAGCGACCGAAACCGTGTCATTGTAAATAGAATCCTTAATTCCGTTTCAGGTGaaacaatgttgtttttttaacatcagAGATGCTTCATTAATGAGGCCTGACGTGCTTCATGTCTCCTGAAAGCTCTGGAGAAAGCTCCACTTGCTCCACCATTCTGCAGAAGTCATCAAATGTCATGACCTTAAaagagttttattttattatgaagTTTGACTGGCATTTGCGTGTGCTGGTCTAATTGGTTTGTTTGAGTTAAAACCCAGAGGTGATGAGTGAAGGTTATTGTCAGTGATTCACACACCGTCACACCTTGAGGACACAACGCAGATTACAGTCATTGTTATGTTACTCTATTTCCAAAGCACATTCGAGACCCAGAAATTATTATCCAAGAAATCTCATAGAATTTGCTCCAGTGTTCAAATGATTTTCCCATAATTGCGGGAAAAAATTTACCTGCAAGTCCAATAATTAAGGGTCCAGTGTGTAAATTTTAGGTGAAATGGAtcaattggcagaaattgaaaataGAATAATGCTGGTGATGTACCCTAGAGTGGGccctttatatataaatactttatatttacatcaggagaggtcctctctacagagccccccatgtttttttttacagtagcccaaagttgacaaaccaaacaccttttgagtttttatgatgacagaaggctaccacaggttctcttacATGTTTGGAGGGGAGGGctaggtgaggtgaggggtattcagctgcaacatgcaactttaccactagatgtcactaaattctacacactgaaactttaaCATGAGCCGTATAAAAAATTAAGTGTAAAAATTACAATTCTACATTTTGCAGGTAGGTTTTTACCATTGCACAGAGCTAAGCAGGAATTTCCTCTTGTTCCCCATACATTtgttaagctaagctaacgGGTTCCcagcatatactgtatattatgaTGggtgacatgactgctccccaaaagtgaagccgaagCATCTCAATCCCTccttggctgcagtataggtcataaatccagcTTCAACCACGATAGCGGAAGGgatatggaccaaacaaaaagtcaaagtaggTCAATAcatgtttttctcaaagattgtttctggCATTGAGATCAACTGATTTTCTGCTGCACCacctctggctccaaatgtgaaagatggcagcattcatTCATCTGTGATATTTGGATTTCTGCATAGAAAGCACATTTGCATCtatataaacagtctgtgtttCCTATAGCAGTGGCTTCAGATGTTACAGACAGTTACAAGTATGGTATCAAAGTTCTCATCAAACTCAACCAGAAAGCTTTTAACTTTCCTAAATGGTGAATTTAGGTTTTCAAGCACTGGAGCTGATGTTATGAATTAAAGTAGTGACTCAGATCCACCAAAGTACATCAATGTTTCCTTGCGTGCCCTGACTGCTGTTCATGAAAACAAGTGGAAAATGAGCAGGGAGAGTCAGCTATTAACAAGTCATATCCTCCTACAAAGACAATTAGTGAATCCTTTCAAATCTTTATTGTATTTCCAAATTGTTGGAATAATTAAAATCCTGCATTGTAAACAGCTGCCTGAAGGTCATGAACCCAACTGCATTTCCTCTTTTCTATTTGGGTCTTGGTGAATCGATATTTGCTGTTAATAACGATTTGACTATTCTGTTTAGATCATATTCAAAATATTCACTGTTAATATTCCTATGCCTAGATTAGGTTGCAGACTAACTCAGAAAGTGATCAGTTCAATATGACATGATGAGAAAAAGTGATTATTAACTTAAATTATACAACTGCTGTGCAATCTTGGTGTAATGGAGATTCTTGTCATAAGTCATCATTTCCATTTTGACATCTGCTATGAACCTCTAACTCATAATGGTACTTATGCTGATTGTATCAAGTAACAGAAATCCACTTACATTTATTCTCATTTTAAATGAGGTTTTGTGCAATTATGTGATACTGCATGGCTTTAAGCACCATTACATATTATCAGTACACAGAATATCTCATTCTGTCTAAGCACATTCACAATTTCCGGTACAGGCAAAATTGGCTAAATGAATGTTAGCATGCAATAAGAAATCCTCTTTCCCCCACACTATGATATACACAGATTTCAAGATATATTATACCAATCATTCGTTACCATGTTTGCTGCTTGATcaactccagcttcctctgatATCCAAGTATATATTGAGCAATGATGtagtttatttaataatatcacCAATATTAAAATGCCCATAATATAGCACAAcccttaaagcaacactattttACCTTAAGATAAtagttataaaaaatattttgatggTTCACTGAGACTTCATTTTCACTCCTAACCCTGAATGCCTGTTCTTGCTCAATGTGTATCTTTAGTGAGTGGGTATGATATTTATCCTTCGATAAATGTGTCACTGAATACATTTCTAGAATCTGAACCAGCAAGTTCAAGAGTAATGATCTGTAAATCTCTAAAAGACTTGGAGATCATCAAAGTACAGCGATTATGTCCAATATTAAGCAAGGACATTACAGCAGTCAGAGCTCTGCTCAATATATTGATaggctttgtttttctcttcatgAAAACTACTCAATCGCTCGGCCACGGAAGCCGACAGAATAAATCAccacgtgtggctgcagaggaagCTGTTGTTCAATTAAAGTTACACAGTGTTGCTCCacaaaagtgaggccaaagcaTCTTGTTCACCACCTGCTGGCAGGCTGCAGAAAAGgccataaatcctgcctccaccatgttagcagatgggacatggaccaaggtAAAAAAGCAAAGtacatatatatctatatatgagGTCCAGTGTATAGAAttaaaagggatctattggcaaaaAAAGTATATTCACTTAACATATCATGCCATATTCATTGTTCTCATTAGTGTATAATCACCTGAAACCATGAACTAATGTGCTGCCCTTCATATTTAAGTGATTCCTCTTCCATGGAGACCACATGaatctacagtagcccagaatggacaaacGAAACACTGGCTCTAAAGATTGCATTTGATGTTATCATGTTACCTGAAGGCCGCTGCAGGTTCTCCTACAAGCCTGGTGGACACTCATTAAACCTTTAAAGCCATAGACACAATTGTCTAACTAGAAATGTACTGAAATCATAATATCCAGTTGATATTGATGCTTCTTCATACTACACATTGTGAGGTGTtggaatgttatttttttctaagCTATTTACCTTAAAACCCATACTTTATTTGTCAATATatgcattgttttatttaacaggGACAGAGCACATTAATACATGTTGCATTGAAAACACCAGAGTCACTGTCGCCAAAgggctgttttttattttgaatcccTGAACAGACGTTACAAAGTCATACGAAGGAagttctttttcatttcaaaagttATTGAAATCATTTAGAGGAAAGCAGGGGACCCATGAGACACTATACATTTATTAGAGAGACATTTAATGCATAGTCAGACAAGTATACGACCGGTGTTGTCTGGACTGAAATCCAACTGTGTCTTTGAATGTGTCTGCAGAAGcttcattttaaacatttgcTTCTCAGGTCAGAATTGGTTGGAGTTGTCCTTGGAGTAAAGTCACAGGTGACATTAGGAGACCAGAATGGGACTTCAGAGAGCCCAAACCTGTGCCAACCCCAGCAGTTCCCTCAAAATCAAGCTAcaacaaattgcacacaatTGTAtaaatcagttccctaaatgtgccagatatttttttcataaagaATATTCTCTCAGAAATTAGCGAAAATCTCAAAGATCGATAAAGTGCTAAAAA
Coding sequences within:
- the nmu gene encoding neuromedin-U, yielding MRTFQSQSDPEQCGVFSSSSNSSSSGGGAMSPLSTASITLAALLILTIPVCTSAPAEVQKTTTDQKQLFSKIEAVCSSYLSADLELWASDALGELCVMMLVQKSKELKLQEKSKRTALLHPLLHLFSQLSARGERGLSMHAEVQGPGGIESRGYFLYRPRNGRRSLEYE